The following proteins come from a genomic window of Synechococcus sp. BIOS-E4-1:
- a CDS encoding cell division protein FtsQ/DivIB has product MARSKVNQKASKSSAPLPPGVERRRRLRKERRREQLIQSWRILLFGGVSGGLIWVLLSAGWSLRSQQQLTVRGSDRLGSEAVVKAAGLRFPRPLITLEPARLERRLLAELPVQSVSVQRRLVPPGLEIELKDRRPIAAASRMGARGKEQGMVDLEGHWMPLTVARQGEAPASAVRVEGWIPSRRSMIASVLARRDQLGSPLNVIHIAPDGDLSLRLKTLGLVRLGSNERLLDQQLSTIALLSSSLPETLRGKDSSGIDLSDPSKPELQLKADQKQTTSKP; this is encoded by the coding sequence ATGGCACGCTCGAAAGTCAATCAAAAGGCCAGCAAGAGCAGCGCCCCCCTGCCGCCAGGCGTCGAACGCCGGCGCAGGCTGCGCAAGGAGCGACGGCGAGAGCAGTTGATTCAGAGCTGGCGCATCCTGCTGTTCGGCGGAGTCTCAGGCGGACTGATCTGGGTGCTGCTCAGTGCCGGCTGGAGCCTGCGCTCTCAGCAGCAGCTCACGGTGCGAGGCAGTGACCGACTTGGCAGTGAGGCGGTGGTTAAGGCCGCCGGCCTGCGTTTCCCACGCCCCCTGATCACCCTCGAACCGGCTCGTCTCGAACGCCGATTGCTGGCCGAACTGCCGGTGCAGTCGGTGTCGGTTCAGCGCCGCCTTGTGCCTCCCGGTCTGGAGATCGAGCTGAAGGATCGCCGGCCTATCGCCGCTGCAAGCCGGATGGGAGCCCGAGGCAAGGAACAGGGCATGGTTGACCTTGAAGGCCATTGGATGCCGCTCACCGTTGCGCGCCAGGGCGAAGCCCCAGCCAGTGCGGTGCGTGTGGAGGGATGGATTCCCAGCCGGCGCTCAATGATTGCCTCAGTGCTGGCGCGACGGGATCAGTTAGGCAGTCCGTTAAATGTGATCCATATCGCCCCGGATGGCGATCTCAGCCTGCGCTTAAAAACTCTCGGGCTCGTGAGGCTGGGCTCCAATGAACGTCTGTTGGATCAGCAGCTCAGCACGATCGCCCTGCTGTCCAGCAGTCTTCCTGAAACCCTGCGAGGCAAAGACAGCAGCGGTATTGATCTTTCCGACCCCTCCAAACCGGAGTTGCAGTTAAAAGCTGATCAGAAACAGACAACGAGCAAACCCTGA
- a CDS encoding D-alanine--D-alanine ligase family protein, whose product MPTPLIRVGVVFGGASGEHDVSIRSATTVIKALADASNREKFEVTVLYIDREGRWWPETIARNVLKSGIALSDEQLPQPLPARGLRQLPVDPDQIDVWYPVLHGPNGEDGTVQGLFTLMQQPFVGSGVLGSAVGMDKLAMKAAFAVAGINQVPHIGVNAADLNNPQQLERLLVKLEEELGYPCFVKPANLGSSVGISKAHNRDELLAGLQLAAELDPRLVVEQGVKARELECAVLGRDHLKASVVGEVRFDADWYDYETKYTEGRSQTLIPAPLPDAVSQRIQAMAVAACRAVHAYGQARVDVFYDEADGQIWMNEINTLPGFTSQSMYPTLWEASGIPLPQLVAELVATAQE is encoded by the coding sequence ATGCCGACTCCCCTGATCCGCGTTGGCGTGGTGTTCGGAGGTGCGTCCGGTGAACACGACGTCTCAATCCGGTCGGCCACAACGGTGATCAAGGCCCTGGCCGACGCCAGCAATCGGGAGAAGTTCGAGGTGACGGTCCTCTATATCGACCGTGAGGGCCGCTGGTGGCCGGAGACCATCGCCAGAAATGTGTTGAAGAGCGGAATCGCACTGAGTGATGAGCAACTGCCTCAACCACTGCCCGCGCGAGGTCTGCGCCAGTTGCCGGTGGACCCCGATCAAATCGATGTCTGGTACCCAGTTCTGCATGGACCCAACGGAGAGGACGGCACCGTTCAGGGGCTGTTCACGCTGATGCAACAACCCTTTGTGGGCTCCGGCGTGCTCGGATCGGCCGTGGGCATGGACAAGCTGGCCATGAAAGCAGCCTTCGCCGTCGCGGGCATCAATCAGGTGCCCCACATCGGAGTCAACGCGGCTGACCTCAACAACCCGCAGCAACTGGAGCGTCTGCTTGTCAAGTTGGAGGAGGAGCTCGGCTACCCCTGCTTCGTGAAGCCCGCCAACCTCGGCTCATCCGTGGGCATCAGCAAGGCACACAATCGCGATGAGTTGCTGGCAGGCCTGCAGCTGGCAGCGGAACTCGATCCGCGCCTTGTGGTGGAACAGGGCGTCAAAGCAAGAGAACTGGAATGTGCAGTGCTCGGGCGTGATCATCTGAAGGCGTCCGTGGTTGGCGAAGTGCGGTTCGATGCCGACTGGTATGACTACGAGACCAAATACACGGAAGGGCGCAGTCAAACGCTGATCCCCGCACCCTTACCCGATGCAGTCAGCCAGAGGATTCAGGCCATGGCCGTTGCTGCCTGCCGCGCCGTTCACGCCTATGGCCAGGCACGCGTGGATGTCTTCTACGACGAAGCGGATGGCCAGATCTGGATGAATGAAATCAACACGCTGCCGGGCTTCACCTCCCAGAGCATGTATCCCACCCTGTGGGAAGCCTCCGGTATTCCTTTGCCACAGCTGGTGGCGGAGCTGGTGGCCACAGCGCAAGAATGA
- the miaB gene encoding tRNA (N6-isopentenyl adenosine(37)-C2)-methylthiotransferase MiaB, giving the protein MTVTASPSTAQVPGLERGSYWITTFGCQMNKADSERMAGILESMGYREATAELDADLVLYNTCTIRDNAEQKVYSYLGRQARRKRINPHLKLVVAGCVAQQEGESLLRRVPELDLVMGPQHANRLETLLQQVDSGQQVVATEEHHILEDITTARRDSSICGWVNVIYGCNERCTYCVVPSVRGKEQSRLPDAIKLEMEGLAAQGYREITLLGQNIDAYGRDLPGITAEGRRKNTLTDLLHHVHDVEGIERIRFATSHPRYFTRRLIDACADLPKLCEHFHIPFQSGDNDVLQAMARGYTIERYRKIIDYIRERMPEASLSADVIVAFPGETDTQFRRTLQLIEEICFDLVNTAAYSPRPNTPAANWENQLPEDVKVARLQEINALVERCAKQRNDRYAGRVEEVLAEGINPKDPTQLMGRTRTNRLTFFSAQGSDGRHYQPGDLVQVRISAVRSFSLSGTPVHG; this is encoded by the coding sequence TTGACCGTCACCGCCTCTCCCTCAACCGCTCAAGTGCCAGGCCTGGAGCGGGGCAGCTACTGGATCACCACCTTCGGCTGCCAGATGAACAAGGCTGATTCCGAGAGAATGGCCGGCATCCTGGAGTCGATGGGTTATCGAGAAGCCACGGCTGAGCTGGACGCCGATCTCGTTCTCTACAACACCTGCACAATCCGCGACAACGCTGAGCAGAAGGTTTACAGCTACCTCGGACGACAGGCACGCCGGAAACGCATCAACCCCCATCTCAAGCTTGTCGTCGCGGGCTGTGTTGCCCAGCAGGAAGGTGAATCACTGCTAAGGCGCGTGCCCGAACTGGATCTGGTGATGGGCCCGCAACACGCCAATCGGCTGGAAACCCTCTTGCAGCAGGTTGACAGCGGTCAGCAGGTGGTCGCGACTGAGGAGCACCACATTCTTGAAGACATCACCACAGCGCGCCGCGACAGCAGCATCTGTGGCTGGGTCAACGTGATCTATGGCTGCAACGAACGCTGCACCTATTGCGTTGTTCCATCCGTTCGCGGCAAGGAGCAGTCGCGCCTGCCGGATGCGATCAAGCTGGAAATGGAAGGACTGGCGGCACAGGGTTACCGCGAGATCACCCTGCTGGGCCAGAACATCGACGCTTATGGACGCGATCTGCCTGGCATCACTGCCGAAGGACGGCGCAAAAACACGCTGACCGACCTGCTCCATCACGTCCATGACGTGGAGGGAATTGAGCGAATCCGATTCGCCACGAGCCATCCGCGCTATTTCACTCGGCGTCTGATTGATGCCTGCGCCGATCTGCCCAAACTCTGCGAGCACTTCCACATCCCCTTCCAGAGCGGAGACAACGACGTACTGCAGGCCATGGCCCGCGGATACACCATCGAGCGCTACCGCAAGATCATCGACTACATCCGAGAGCGCATGCCTGAGGCCTCACTCAGCGCCGATGTGATCGTTGCTTTCCCCGGCGAAACCGACACCCAGTTCAGACGCACCCTGCAATTGATCGAGGAGATCTGCTTCGATCTGGTGAACACGGCCGCCTATTCACCACGGCCCAACACCCCAGCTGCAAACTGGGAAAATCAGCTTCCAGAGGACGTGAAGGTGGCACGCCTACAGGAGATCAACGCCCTGGTCGAGCGCTGCGCCAAGCAGCGGAACGACCGCTATGCCGGCCGGGTCGAAGAGGTGCTGGCTGAGGGCATCAACCCCAAGGACCCCACGCAGCTGATGGGACGAACGCGCACCAACCGCCTGACGTTCTTCAGTGCGCAGGGCTCTGATGGACGCCACTATCAACCCGGCGACTTAGTTCAAGTTCGCATCAGCGCGGTGCGTTCCTTCTCTCTCAGTGGCACTCCTGTGCACGGCTGA
- a CDS encoding dipeptide epimerase produces MGWSLRRFPLTKAVPLAISRGTTSAVERLELRLDHEGITARGETGGLDTGHRSYGLEDIEAELQGVLPALNRLDPADRSVFDTLLSNLSPPARCAVDLALWDWWGQFLQQPFWRLCSLDGCCAVATSVTLGLASVEGVQQRLHRWWQQLPATRIKLKLGSPDGLDHDRSLLRAVATMLKARKQQTGVVHELQVDANGGWTVQQAREMQSDLVAAEVVLLEQPIAANNDPQQDLLGFVALQEHCSLPIVADESCWDLGDLLRLAPHVDGVNLKLLKTGGLTEALLMAKVARRLNLDLMVGCYSDSSLLNGAAAQLMSLIRWPDLDSHLNLVDDPYLGLALDQDRLSPPFAAGLGISSKAMCSN; encoded by the coding sequence ATGGGCTGGTCTCTGCGTCGGTTTCCGCTCACCAAGGCGGTTCCACTGGCCATCAGCCGAGGCACCACATCGGCTGTCGAGCGGCTTGAACTGCGCCTTGACCATGAAGGAATCACCGCTCGGGGTGAAACCGGTGGTCTGGATACCGGTCACCGGTCCTATGGATTGGAGGACATCGAGGCTGAACTCCAGGGTGTGCTGCCTGCCCTGAACAGGCTTGATCCTGCCGATCGAAGCGTTTTTGACACGCTGTTGAGCAACCTTTCCCCACCGGCGCGATGTGCTGTGGATCTGGCGCTTTGGGACTGGTGGGGTCAGTTCTTGCAGCAACCGTTCTGGCGGTTGTGCTCCCTTGATGGATGTTGCGCTGTTGCCACCAGCGTCACCCTGGGCCTGGCTTCGGTCGAGGGCGTGCAGCAGCGGCTCCATCGCTGGTGGCAGCAACTGCCTGCCACCCGCATCAAACTCAAGCTGGGCAGCCCCGATGGCCTTGACCATGACAGGTCACTGTTGCGAGCGGTGGCGACGATGCTGAAAGCCCGAAAGCAGCAGACCGGAGTGGTCCATGAGCTTCAGGTGGATGCCAATGGTGGCTGGACTGTGCAGCAGGCCAGGGAGATGCAATCAGACCTTGTGGCTGCTGAGGTTGTGCTGCTGGAGCAGCCGATCGCTGCAAACAATGATCCCCAGCAGGATCTGCTGGGATTTGTCGCTTTGCAAGAGCACTGCAGCCTGCCGATTGTGGCCGATGAAAGCTGCTGGGATCTTGGGGATCTGCTGCGTTTGGCCCCCCATGTGGATGGGGTCAATCTCAAACTGCTTAAAACCGGTGGCTTAACGGAAGCCCTGCTGATGGCAAAAGTCGCGAGGCGATTGAACCTTGATCTGATGGTGGGCTGTTATTCAGACAGCTCTCTGCTCAATGGGGCTGCAGCTCAACTGATGTCGTTGATCCGATGGCCTGATCTGGACAGCCATCTCAATCTTGTTGATGACCCTTATCTGGGGCTTGCGCTGGATCAGGACAGACTGTCACCGCCGTTTGCAGCTGGTTTGGGCATCAGCAGCAAGGCAATGTGTTCAAACTGA
- a CDS encoding DUF1611 domain-containing protein, protein MPVVLMQHGGLSSLTGKTGLAMLRHRPGPIVAVIDPDHAGQRLELVTGIARPVPVVRNLAEALAFGPTVAVVGLAPSGGGLPDAMRTDVLAALKAGLSIASGLHTYLNDDQELQAALQPGRWIWDLRREPTGLGVGKARAAALPCQRILAVGTDMAVGKMSACLAVHEAAARAGVPSAFVGTGQAGILISGQGVPLDAVRVDFAAGAVEAAVLAAAKTLPPRGLVLVEGQGSLCHPGSSATLPLLRGSQPTALMMVHRAQQSTIDRLPDIPLPSLEDLVALCESLAAIGRPAGSPPAPRVRALALNTARLDDQQASEVVEQCGERLGILCRDPIRHGADDLLQALMTS, encoded by the coding sequence ATGCCGGTGGTGCTGATGCAGCACGGTGGGCTGTCGTCTCTCACCGGTAAGACCGGATTGGCGATGTTGCGCCATCGGCCTGGCCCGATCGTGGCCGTGATTGATCCTGACCATGCAGGACAGCGGCTGGAGCTCGTCACAGGGATTGCCAGGCCAGTGCCTGTAGTGCGCAATCTGGCCGAGGCGCTGGCGTTTGGACCAACTGTTGCTGTCGTCGGTCTGGCTCCCTCTGGCGGTGGATTGCCCGATGCCATGAGGACCGATGTATTGGCGGCACTCAAGGCCGGCCTGTCCATCGCCAGTGGTTTGCACACCTATCTGAACGATGACCAGGAGCTGCAAGCAGCGTTGCAACCCGGTCGCTGGATCTGGGACCTGCGCCGAGAGCCCACTGGACTTGGCGTCGGCAAAGCTCGCGCTGCTGCGCTCCCCTGTCAGCGGATCCTGGCTGTGGGCACGGATATGGCTGTTGGCAAGATGAGCGCCTGTCTGGCTGTTCATGAAGCCGCCGCTCGTGCTGGAGTGCCCTCTGCATTCGTTGGAACAGGCCAGGCAGGGATCCTGATCAGTGGCCAGGGGGTCCCTTTGGATGCCGTCCGGGTGGATTTCGCCGCTGGTGCTGTGGAGGCCGCCGTGCTTGCGGCAGCAAAGACTCTGCCGCCAAGGGGTCTGGTGCTTGTGGAGGGGCAGGGGTCGCTCTGCCATCCCGGTTCATCAGCCACCCTGCCATTGCTGAGAGGCAGTCAGCCAACAGCCCTGATGATGGTGCATCGTGCTCAGCAGTCGACGATTGATCGACTGCCGGACATCCCTCTGCCGTCTCTGGAGGATCTGGTGGCGCTCTGTGAGTCGCTGGCAGCCATCGGTCGACCTGCCGGTAGCCCTCCAGCTCCCAGGGTGCGAGCACTGGCATTGAACACCGCCCGACTGGACGATCAGCAGGCGTCGGAAGTCGTCGAGCAGTGCGGCGAACGTCTTGGAATTCTGTGCAGAGATCCCATCCGCCATGGCGCGGATGATCTGCTTCAGGCGTTGATGACCTCTTGA
- a CDS encoding DUF4359 domain-containing protein, producing MSSPRWRWPSATATSAVLVLVGSSAALFVTNPTREDYRVFAGETLAKLATKEICERQTLPMVLQLWISDCPRLIADQEQALALLADQFTRRWNLGLASVYTTTVGGQNLLPALRLPRYSVTSLGLAGQFLVLNAHSDAGKLE from the coding sequence ATGTCTTCGCCTCGTTGGCGCTGGCCTTCAGCAACGGCGACTTCAGCTGTGCTGGTGCTGGTAGGGAGTAGCGCTGCATTGTTCGTGACCAATCCCACCAGGGAGGACTACCGGGTCTTTGCCGGCGAAACATTGGCGAAGCTGGCCACCAAGGAGATCTGCGAGCGTCAGACCTTGCCGATGGTGCTGCAGCTTTGGATCAGTGACTGTCCTCGCTTGATCGCTGATCAAGAGCAGGCTCTGGCGTTGCTTGCTGATCAGTTCACCCGTCGCTGGAACCTTGGTCTGGCCAGCGTATATACAACAACCGTCGGTGGTCAGAACCTGTTGCCCGCTCTGCGGTTGCCGCGCTACTCAGTGACCAGCCTGGGACTTGCAGGCCAGTTTTTGGTGCTCAATGCCCATTCGGATGCCGGCAAGCTCGAATGA
- a CDS encoding amidohydrolase family protein, which translates to MSTAAVSLSSGELKARCPRSLLDLGSDPMPTAGVDGLIPVLLTWSGSRIQSVRATSEATGLVLPRLVEPHAHLDKAFSWTEHPNLQGTYEQALAANFREHETRTAAKVEQRGERCLQLAWQHGLRAVRSHIDSLGPGANFSWEVLADLSNNWRERIELQLVALVPIEHWSTAEGEHLAAAVAKVDGLIGGVLAPPCRGRATRRALRRLLELADRHGCPVDLHIDEAASQPAEGVRQLLRVLESMTVSVPVTCSHASSLSLLSAGALQRLGTRMARQNLRVVALPLTNGWLLGHRDNETPLRRPLAPIRQLQRAGIAVAVGGDNVQDPWYPGGQLDPLALMAMSLPLAQLAPWDDDGLKPFGTDATGLMGLDWDGRLRAGAPADLIHLPGGSWPELLSMASRRRVLAGGHWVQDWA; encoded by the coding sequence ATGAGCACAGCAGCTGTTTCGTTGTCATCCGGTGAGCTCAAAGCACGCTGTCCTCGCTCTCTGCTCGATCTGGGTTCCGATCCGATGCCAACCGCTGGTGTTGATGGATTGATTCCCGTGCTGCTCACCTGGTCAGGCAGCAGGATCCAGTCGGTGAGGGCCACGTCTGAGGCCACCGGTCTGGTGTTGCCCCGACTTGTGGAACCCCATGCCCATCTGGACAAGGCGTTTTCCTGGACTGAGCACCCCAACCTTCAGGGCACCTATGAGCAGGCCCTGGCGGCCAACTTCAGGGAGCATGAGACCCGCACGGCAGCGAAGGTTGAGCAGCGTGGAGAGCGCTGTTTGCAACTGGCCTGGCAACACGGTCTGCGAGCCGTGCGAAGTCACATTGACAGCCTTGGACCTGGCGCGAACTTCAGCTGGGAGGTGCTCGCTGACCTAAGCAACAACTGGCGTGAACGCATTGAGCTGCAGCTCGTGGCTTTAGTGCCGATTGAGCACTGGTCCACGGCCGAGGGGGAGCACCTGGCTGCTGCGGTGGCCAAGGTGGATGGACTGATCGGCGGTGTTCTGGCACCTCCCTGCAGGGGTCGGGCCACGCGCCGTGCTCTGCGACGTCTGCTGGAGCTTGCGGATCGACATGGCTGCCCAGTGGATCTGCATATCGATGAAGCAGCCTCCCAACCTGCAGAGGGCGTGCGCCAGCTGTTGCGTGTGCTTGAGAGCATGACTGTTTCGGTGCCTGTCACCTGCAGCCATGCCAGCAGCCTGTCGCTGCTGTCAGCCGGTGCATTGCAGCGGTTGGGAACCCGCATGGCGCGCCAGAACCTGCGTGTGGTGGCACTGCCGCTCACCAATGGCTGGTTGCTCGGCCATCGTGACAACGAAACTCCGCTGCGCAGGCCGCTGGCTCCGATCCGTCAGCTGCAACGCGCGGGGATTGCTGTGGCTGTCGGTGGTGACAACGTTCAGGATCCCTGGTATCCAGGCGGACAGCTTGATCCCCTGGCACTGATGGCCATGAGTCTGCCGCTGGCTCAGCTCGCCCCCTGGGATGACGATGGCCTGAAGCCCTTCGGAACCGATGCGACGGGTCTGATGGGTTTGGATTGGGACGGACGGTTGCGTGCCGGAGCACCAGCGGACCTGATTCATCTGCCCGGTGGGAGCTGGCCTGAGTTGCTGTCGATGGCATCCCGACGTCGGGTTCTTGCCGGTGGACATTGGGTGCAGGATTGGGCGTAA
- a CDS encoding FAD-binding oxidoreductase: MLPDALRTELAVVPGLRLLTQPEELDRFSRDAYEYSPVLQQRLADCRAELVVRPDTVEAVVHVAAACRRHAVPLTLRGSGTGNYGQSVPLESGVVMVMTQLRAVRSIDQASGVAVVECGCLLKDLNRELAGFGRQLRLMPSTWRSATIGGFIAGGSGGIGSVRWGFLRDPGHLLGLEVVTMEQEPQVLQLEACDAEALNHAYGTNGIITALRLATALRVDWQEVVVDCPDWATAVELARRCSSAAIDLHLCTVLEAAVVELLPKWDLPQRRSDRLLLLVAPDAVSTVQRLAAAVGADLTHLGAEADRQGNGLRELSWNHTTLHLRQRDPDWTYLQMLLPQPEINCLETLKQAWGDDLLWHLEGVRQQGAQRIAALPLVRWRGVEALEQLMQQCRDLGALIFNPHVLTVEGGGLGVVDGDQVATKHRYDPAGLLNPGKLGGFSS, encoded by the coding sequence ATGCTTCCTGATGCCCTGCGAACTGAGTTGGCGGTAGTCCCCGGCCTGAGGTTATTGACGCAGCCGGAGGAGCTGGATCGGTTCTCCCGTGATGCTTACGAATACTCGCCTGTGCTTCAGCAGAGGTTGGCCGATTGCAGAGCGGAGCTGGTGGTCAGGCCGGACACGGTTGAGGCGGTTGTTCATGTGGCGGCAGCGTGCCGGCGCCATGCGGTGCCCTTGACCCTGCGTGGATCAGGCACTGGCAATTACGGCCAGTCCGTGCCTCTGGAATCTGGGGTGGTGATGGTGATGACCCAGCTGCGGGCGGTGCGTTCCATCGATCAGGCCAGCGGCGTAGCCGTGGTTGAGTGCGGATGCCTCCTAAAGGATCTCAACAGAGAGCTGGCTGGTTTTGGCCGGCAGTTGCGTCTGATGCCGAGCACCTGGCGCAGCGCCACCATCGGTGGGTTCATCGCCGGTGGTTCCGGTGGCATCGGCTCCGTGCGCTGGGGATTTCTTCGGGATCCTGGGCACCTGCTGGGACTGGAAGTGGTGACCATGGAGCAGGAGCCACAGGTCCTGCAGCTCGAAGCCTGTGATGCCGAGGCGTTGAATCATGCCTACGGGACCAATGGGATCATTACGGCATTGCGGCTGGCCACGGCGCTGCGTGTTGATTGGCAGGAAGTGGTCGTGGATTGTCCGGACTGGGCCACGGCAGTGGAGTTGGCAAGGCGTTGCAGTTCAGCGGCCATCGATCTGCATCTCTGCACCGTTCTGGAGGCCGCTGTGGTCGAGTTGCTGCCGAAGTGGGACCTGCCTCAGCGCCGCTCTGATCGGCTGTTGCTGCTCGTGGCGCCCGATGCGGTGAGCACGGTTCAGCGGCTGGCGGCAGCTGTGGGTGCTGATCTGACCCATCTCGGAGCGGAGGCCGACCGTCAAGGCAACGGACTCCGAGAGCTGAGCTGGAATCACACCACCCTGCATCTGCGCCAGCGGGACCCTGACTGGACCTACCTGCAGATGCTGCTGCCTCAGCCGGAGATCAACTGCCTGGAGACCCTCAAGCAGGCTTGGGGCGATGACCTGCTTTGGCATCTGGAGGGTGTCCGACAGCAGGGAGCTCAGCGCATCGCAGCGCTTCCGCTGGTGCGCTGGCGCGGTGTTGAAGCGCTGGAGCAGTTGATGCAGCAATGCCGGGATCTCGGCGCCCTGATCTTCAACCCGCATGTGCTCACCGTGGAGGGTGGTGGCCTCGGTGTGGTGGATGGTGATCAGGTGGCCACCAAGCATCGTTACGACCCTGCCGGTCTGCTCAACCCCGGAAAACTGGGAGGCTTCAGCAGCTGA
- a CDS encoding pentapeptide repeat-containing protein: MTWLTPVTVLALDTSAGVGLQDRALFQDRVDYTLTNQSDGDFHDQQLTNTSFAGAVGRGADFSGANLHGAIFTQGAFAEADFHGADLSDALMDRADFTRTDLRDALLLGVIAAGSSFAGAQIEGADFSDALLDRDDQRRLCQEAEGVNPTTGVSTRDSLSC, translated from the coding sequence ATGACCTGGCTGACGCCGGTCACGGTGCTGGCTCTCGACACCTCTGCTGGGGTGGGCCTGCAAGACCGAGCGCTGTTCCAGGATCGGGTGGATTACACGCTCACGAATCAGAGCGACGGTGACTTTCACGACCAGCAACTCACCAACACCTCATTCGCTGGCGCAGTGGGGCGTGGCGCTGATTTCAGCGGAGCCAATCTGCATGGGGCAATCTTCACGCAGGGGGCTTTTGCCGAGGCTGATTTTCATGGAGCCGATCTCAGCGATGCGCTGATGGACCGGGCGGATTTCACGCGTACGGATTTGCGCGATGCTCTGCTGCTCGGCGTCATCGCTGCCGGCAGCAGCTTTGCCGGAGCCCAGATCGAGGGTGCTGACTTCAGTGATGCTCTGCTGGACCGAGATGATCAGCGCCGGCTCTGCCAAGAGGCTGAGGGGGTGAACCCCACCACGGGCGTCTCAACGCGCGACAGCCTCAGCTGCTGA
- a CDS encoding folylpolyglutamate synthase/dihydrofolate synthase family protein, producing the protein MTIALEQLHQPAQSIPAVQVVGTNGKGSIACLIHHGLMAAGLRSGLTTSPHLASWCERIRINDQLISIRALRHTLQQLQPLTEQCRLTPFEQLICTALIHFEAQKADWLVLEAGLGGRLDATTAHSWRPLIAVASIGMDHREHLGPNLEAIAAEKAAAIGEGAHVISATQEPEVSAVLEQRVGEMKGSLQWVDALDESWSLGLSGAWQKRNGAVAAAALQWMSTRSEAISNQAIRAGFATARWPGRLQWMRWRGLRLRVDGAHNPPAAIELARERCIWSSHGTRQVWILAIQAQKQAPEMLQQLLSSQDEAWIVPVPGHRSWSLEQLQQALPLQAHQLTSAQTASHALDQLLEQGWPESAPVIAGSLYLIGHLMENGSLEAE; encoded by the coding sequence ATGACGATCGCTCTGGAACAACTGCATCAACCAGCTCAGTCGATTCCTGCGGTTCAGGTCGTGGGCACCAACGGCAAAGGGTCCATCGCCTGCCTGATCCACCATGGATTGATGGCGGCCGGTCTGCGCTCAGGCCTGACCACGTCGCCCCATCTGGCGAGCTGGTGTGAACGCATCCGCATCAACGACCAGCTGATCTCCATCAGGGCCTTGCGACACACGCTCCAGCAGTTGCAACCACTGACAGAACAATGCCGCCTGACGCCATTCGAGCAGCTGATCTGCACTGCGCTGATTCACTTCGAAGCCCAGAAAGCCGACTGGCTGGTGCTCGAAGCAGGGCTGGGGGGCCGGCTGGATGCCACCACAGCCCACAGCTGGCGCCCTTTGATTGCTGTGGCGTCGATCGGCATGGACCATCGCGAGCATCTGGGCCCCAACCTTGAGGCCATCGCTGCAGAGAAAGCCGCGGCCATCGGTGAGGGTGCCCACGTGATCAGTGCAACACAGGAGCCTGAGGTGTCTGCGGTGCTGGAGCAACGAGTGGGTGAGATGAAAGGCAGCCTGCAGTGGGTCGACGCTCTGGATGAAAGCTGGAGCCTGGGCCTGTCAGGGGCTTGGCAGAAACGCAATGGAGCCGTGGCTGCCGCCGCTCTGCAATGGATGAGTACACGCAGTGAAGCGATCTCAAACCAAGCCATCCGTGCAGGTTTTGCCACGGCACGCTGGCCCGGTCGCTTGCAGTGGATGCGCTGGAGGGGCTTAAGGCTGCGGGTGGACGGAGCCCACAATCCTCCTGCCGCCATCGAGCTGGCACGAGAACGCTGCATCTGGTCATCCCATGGCACGCGGCAGGTCTGGATCCTGGCGATCCAGGCACAGAAGCAGGCACCGGAGATGCTGCAACAACTGCTCAGCTCTCAAGATGAGGCCTGGATTGTGCCGGTGCCCGGACATCGCAGCTGGAGCCTGGAACAACTGCAGCAAGCGCTGCCGCTGCAGGCCCATCAGCTGACATCGGCGCAGACTGCCTCCCATGCGCTCGATCAACTGCTTGAGCAGGGCTGGCCTGAATCGGCACCGGTGATTGCAGGATCGCTTTATCTGATCGGCCACCTGATGGAAAACGGCTCATTGGAGGCAGAGTGA